AACTGCTCGATTTTAGCCGTACCTAGTATCCCAGCAGCGATTACTACTGGCACAGCTACAGCAATACCCCACCAAATCTTAGGTTGTTCATGATTTAGTGTCTGTTCACTTGGCTTCGGCTTTTCAGTCACCCTTGACATAGTATGTTGCCCATTTACCTGAATTGTGCTGATGGAAGTAAAAATAAAAAGGTTTTTAATCAACAGCCAGCTGTTAGGACAAACAACAGTGGTTTCAAGCTGGGTATGGCTTAAAAATCCATTGTGTGATGAACGTTCAACACTATGGCTTTACAAAATGGTGTTTTCTATAGCCGATCATTATGTATGCAATACACTTTGACCTTTCTCCAAACGGCTTTGAGGCTTACTAAGGGGCGGGATTAGGTCTGTATTGAAACTAAGAAACGCTATAGTAGCTGACTATGCAATAACTCTGAGTATTATTGAGACATGAGTGCAATGGGAGTTAGCAGAATTCACAAGCAGTATGAATCTAGATATAGAGACGCGATATATCACATCTCTATAAAAAATTCTAAATTGGTATGATGCGGTACTTTACTGCTACATTCACTACGGCTATAGTTAGTCACAAAATTGAAAAGAAACATCAAAAATAGACTGTTGCCTTTGTTGGACACAATCTTGCTAAAAAAGTTAGTCTTCCTTAAGTCAATCAACGATTAACTAACTAAAAAATGTCTGTCAATTTAAACATTCCTAACATCAGAGTTTCCTTAACTTTCTGGTCAATGAGTTAGCTGTCTCTAGTTGTTTGCACCTACTAGGACAACAAACCATTTTGTGATATTCGCTTCAAAGACCTTACTATTCTCCCTGTTCTGTTTTGGAACTCCATAAAACTCTCGTTGAATGAATTCTACATTTATCCATTAGCTGAAAACGTAGCAGAGCCTACAGATGGGGGAGATGAGGGAGATGAGGGAAATAATTAACTAATTTGGGGGGTTTAAGTTGCATAGCAACTAACAGATGCAAGTTTTGTGGCTCTTGTCTTATAAGAGTTACAAAACTTAATGACGTTAGCGAGTCCGTGAGCGGCATTACGAATTACAAATTACGAATTATTTTAAGTTGGGAGGTCGAATAAAACTGTGGTCATGTAATTTTCTGCCCAAGCTGGACTAAAGGCTTTTTCTAGTACGCGGCGGGTTTTATCATTTTGCTGCTGTTTGGTGCAGTAGTTGTGTTGTCCGGCAAGATTTTGGGTGACTTGTTCAACTGAAACAGGATGTGAGGCGATCGCTTGGGTGCAATGAATATCTAAAAATTCTCGCACCCGCGAGAGAAACATTGTTTCTTCTTCTGGGGAACTGGGGCGGACAAAGATACAGAAATCTGAAAAAATATTTCCCCATTCTGGTAATTCACGGGGTTGGGAAAAGTTAAGCACTGTTAGCTGTGTCAGTGCAGAAGTATAAGATTCTGGTAAGGTGCGCTCTACGTGAATTGGAGAAAGGTCTGCGATCGCTGCACTAATTTGGCCTCTACCCCCAACTAAATCACAACCAAACATCGGCAGGTTGTATTCTGGACGGGGAAACATGACGCAGTGCAAAATATCCAGCATATTTCCGATTTTTGCCAGTTCCAAGTGCATTTTCCGAAACTGGGGCGTTTGATAGCAACGGTTTTCAATCGTCAGTTTTTCGCCTTCTAATCTACCTTCCACATACCCCAACTCATTAGGCAAATGGTAAGGGGATAAATCCAGGTGTTGATGCCAAGCTGCCTCAATACAATCAGCTAGCTGACGAATTAGGGGATGTTGTTGCTCACGCAGCGAGGGCATAGAAGTAAATGACATATTCTAGTTGGGAATGCGATCTAATGGCCAGTCTACAACCTGTCGTGCCATACCTGTTCTGGTCTGCAATATAAGCAAACACTTGCACCCAGCCAACGTAAATTTATAAGACAGATGCTTTTCACAAGGATTATTTATTTTGTAGTCTAGGTTACAGAAATAATTTTAGATTAACCCATTTGTGAAGGTTAATAGAAAGCTATGAAACTAGATTCTCATAGACCAGATTTTGCTATGCAAACAAAAAGGCACAATAATCTGGAAGGTTTACAGAGGTTCAGAGCTTCTACTTGGGTAAACCTTTTACAACTTCCCAACCCCTTTAGTTTTGACGAAGCACTTTTATTGTGTCCGGTTTCAGCAGATGAGTGGCTAGCCTGGATTCCAGATCATGGAGAGGCAATACTCAATATCAGGCAATTTAGTTATTAGTTATTAGTCATTACTCATTACTCATTACTCATTACTCATTACTCATTACTCATTACTCATTGGTTAATAACTTTAGACAAGGGACTATTGCTGCCAGAAATCAGTGACATCGTATCCCAATTCACTTAGCATCTGGCGCAGCAGGGGTAAACTAAGTCCAATTACATTGCTGTGACAGCCTGCAATTTTTTCTACGAAGAAACTTCCAAAACCTTCAATGGCAAAGGCTCCAGCACACTTGAGTGGTTCACCAGTGGCAACATAAGCTTTAATTGCCTTTTCGCTCATTTGAGCAAAGTAAACTCTTGTAACTTGTGACTTGACTAAAGTTCGATTTTGGTCATGGTCAATTAAAGCGTGACCTGTGTACAAATCGCCAAAGTTACCTTGCATTATCTGCCAACGAGCGATCGCTTCAGAGAAGTCTGCTGGTTTGCCGTAAATTTCACCATTGATGGACAAAACTGAATCACAACCCATAATCAAAGCTGATTCAAACTGTGGGGCTACAGTTTCCGCTTTATACTGGGCAAGAGTTTTGACCAATTCTGCTGGTTCACTTAGTTCAATTTGCGACTCATCAAAGTCACTTGCTCGAACTATCGGTTCAATACCAACAGTTTGCAACAAGCGGCGTCGGGCTGGGGAAGCTGAAGCAAGTACAAAAAGTGGAATTTTCATGAGATTTTAGAAAAATTTGTTAATTGGGCATTGGGCTATTCAATTTTGGATTTTGGATTTTAAATTTTGGATTAAATTCCAATCTAAAATCTAAAATCTAAAATCTAAAATTCTTACTTGCCACTCCCCAATTAATAGACAGAAAAAGAATTAACAACCTCATCAATCATCCGTTTAACTTTCTGCCAGCGTTTTTCAGGAATTGAGGCGTTGAAGGTAAAAAGTTTACCACGGCTCACAGCGACACTGGCGATGTTGTGTCGTTCCTGTTGATTGGGGAGTTTAACCTCATACTCTAAAAGGTAGTATGTTTTACCGTCTACTTCTCGCTGTGCGGCATTGACTAATTCAGCCGAACGACCAGAGTCAGGAGGCGCGAGAGCCGCTTTTCCTAATTTGTATCCTACTTCTGTTGGGGTTCCCAATTCTGACAAAGTTTTGCCTTCTGGAACTGGGCTAATCACAACCGAAACATTTTCAGACACCTCAATCAAATCATGAAAAACCACATCTGGCCCATCGGCAACTTTAACTGGTAGCCAGCCGTTAGGATATAAAAACTGATAGCCATCACCACTGTCTACAAAGCTTTTGAGTCCAGCAGCAGACGCTACATCCGAATTACTCAGACTGAAGCTCAACACCAATAGCAAAATTAATACAATTCGTTTCCACATTTCTACAGATTCCTTTGGGCTGGAGATAACACAAGGCTTGCATCATTTCTCGTCTTTATTCTCCCACCAACCGGGACGCTTCGGATAATGCATTAGATAGTGAAGTATAAATGCTTAAAGTTTCCAATGATATTAGTCTTTCCAGTTTGCTGATACTAGAAAGCAAACATTGAGCTTCATGATGAGTTTTATCATAAATAGGACTTACGCAAGAACTCTCTGAAACCTTCTTCCCTTCGTGTCCTTTGCGTCCTTTGCGGTTCGTTTTTCCATAATTTTGCGTAAGTCCTGATAAAGCTCAATGTTCCGTAACACCTAATTATAAAAAAGGAGAGGTAGAATTATCTACCTCTCCTATACGGGGACAAACAAATTACTTGAACTATCCCATGATTAATTCCAACTAACTAGACTTAGTATCTGTTGGGTTTGTGAACAAGGAAGCTGAGAACTTGGCACTGCTTGATGTTGTCAAAACCCACAACACGGATATAGCTGTTGTTGAATTGAGAGCGGCATCCTTGAACTTCGCTCAATACTTCTTGAGTAGATTTAGCACCGAACAAAGGCAACTTCCACATTGTCCAATATAATTCTGTTGGCTCAGAAGTTTCGTTAAACTCGATCGCAGGAATGTAACCTTGATTCAAGATGTACTGAACCTGTTTAGCGATTTGAGCATCAGACAGAGGGGGAAGATAAGAAAGGGTTTCGTAACGACGCTCTTTTGGTAAAGTTTGCATAGCTTTTGATAATGGGTTGCGATTTTTACTAGTAGATTGACCGAACTAATTGGATAAGTTATCCAAATTCTGATCTGAAGTTGTTTGCTGTTCTGGTTGCAGACTGGGGTTAGATGTGTCTATTCGTGTGATCCGTTCTAAATGCTGGCGACGCTGCTCCATGTTGGCTTGCTGAATGCCAGTGCGAACCATTTCCGGTAAAAATTCTGCAATTTCTTCCGCAATGTGTTCTCTGACAGTCATGATTCGCAAAGCCAAATCTGGTTTTTCTCGCAACAGCTGCTCAAGGAATGACTCACCATTTTGAATTTTGCCAGACGAAAAGTTATGCAACCAAAGTTCTAATGGCGGATTAGTTTCGCCTAGCTGTGCCAATACTGTCCTTAGAGCCTGATAAGTCAGATAGCTTTGGAGAGTTTTGGCTGTGTCCTTCGCAATTTGCTTAAGATTCATGCTTGACCCCAGCCCTGAAGAGTTATGAGTTATGAGTTATGAGTTATGAATTAATGCAAATCCTAACTCTTAACTCTTAACTCTTAACTGTTAACTCAGATCAGACGGTATCCATTGCTTCAAACTCGAACTTGATTTCTTTCCACAGTTCGCAAGCAACAGCCAGTTCAGGAGACCACTTGGCAGCTTCGCGGATGATATCGTTACCTTCACGAGCCAAGTTACGGCCTTCGTTACGAGCTTGAACAACGGCTTCCAAGGCGACGCGGTTAGCGGTTGCACCAGGAGCGTTACCCCAAGGGTGTCCCAGAGTACCACCACCGAATTGTAGTACGGAGTCATCACCAAAGATTTCTACCAGTGCGGGCATGTGCCATACGTGGATACCACCAGAAGCAACTGCCATTACACCAGGTAGAGAAGCCCAGTCTTGGGTAAAGTAGATACCACGAGACTTGTCTTGCTCAATGTAGTTTTCACGCAACAGGTCAACGAAGCCCATTGTGATGCCGCGCTCACCTTCCAACTTACCAACTACTGTACCAGTGTGGATGTGGTCGCCACCAGATAAACGTAGGGCTTTAGCCAATACACGGAAGTGGATACCGTGGTTCTTTTGACGGTCAATTACAGCGTGCATCGCCCGGTGAATGTGCAGCAAGATACCGTTATCGCGGCACCAACGAGCCAATGTAGTGTTGGCGGTGAAACCTGCGGTGAGGTAGTCATGCATGATGATGGGCATTTTGAGTTCTTTAGCGTACTCAGCCCGCTTCAGCATTTCTTCACAGGTGGGGGCGGTGACGTTGAGGTAGTGACCTTTAATTTCACCGGTTTCAGCTTGAGCTTTGTTGATAGCTTCAGCTACGAACAAAAAGCGATCGCGCCATCTTTGGAATGGTGCGGAGTTGATGTTTTCGTCGTCTTTGGTGAAGTCCAAACCACCGCGTAAGCACTCGTATACAGCGCGTCCGTAGTTCTTAGCGGAAAGACCCAATTTGGGCTTAATGGTACAACCCAACAAAGGACGACCGTATTTGTTTAACTTGTCGCGCTCAACTTGGATACCGTGAGGTGGTCCTTGGAAAGTCTTAATGTAAGCTACTGGGAAACGGATGTCTTCTAGACGCAGTGCCCGTAAAGCTTTGAAACCAAATACGTTACCAACAATTGAGGTCAAAACGTTGGTTACAGAACCTTCTTCAAACAAGTCCAAAGGATAGGCAACGTAACAAATGTACTGGTTGTCTTCGCCGGGAACTGGTTCGATGTCATAGCAACGACCTTTGTAGCGATCGAGGTCGGTAAGCAAATCTGTCCACACAGTTGTCCAAGTACCTGTGGAGGATTCAGCCGCAACAGCCGCACCTGCTTCTTCGGGAGGAACACCAGGCTGAGGTGTCATACGGAACGCAGCTAGAAGATCGGTATCTTTTGGTGTGTAATCGGGTGTGTAATAAGTTAATCTGTAATCTTTAACCCCGGCTTGATACCCAGATTTGCTCTGAGTCTTCGTTTGAGCGTAAGACATAATTTTATCCTTCCCTGAAATCACTCTTGTTAATTATCAAATCACGTTTTGTGCAACTTCCCATCACTCAGCTCTTACCCCCCTTATCGGAGAAAAGATCAGGAAAATTTTTGTTAAGGATTGTTTTTGGCAAAGGTTAGCAGTTTTTTTGCGGCGGACACTTTGGTAGCGGTGGTAGCCCTCCTCACCAGTGTTTTCCCCTTCTAGGGGTACACGACCTAGCGCTTCTACTGTTCCCTCTTGCTAAAAATCAAAATTCTTTTTTACTTCTTCTTCGCACCCAACTAAACCTTCTCAATTTCACCAAAACTTCCGCCTTTTGTGGGCAGCATTTAGATAATTCCCCCATAAATCAGGGTATTCAGGGGATTGGGCTGGCTGGCACACATTCCCGCCTTTACACTCCTTATATCTTTTCCTTTGTTGGAAAAGATACCAGAAAAGAATTTACTTGACAGAGATTTAGCAGAGTGGTGAGCAAAAGATAAAAGAATTGCACACCGCGTAATTTGTAACTTGTTTCACAATATATCAAGAATTCGATAAGTTATTCTTTGAAAGTTTTTAACTTATCTATTTAATTTTGTTATTACATAAAGATTTAAACTTTTTGTTACAAAAGCTTTACAAAATGTCATTAATAACTGTAAAGGACTGAAATGATCGGGTCGTGACGTGTCAAGACTAAATTTGTGCATTAGCAAACTCTTGTGGGATGGGCTTCTAGCCCGTCCTAATTAGCGGGCAAGATGCCCGCCCCACAAGAAAATTTATTGCAACATTTTAGCCTTGACACGCCAATAGATGGCGAAATCCCCAGTTACCACCAATACACTCTAGTTTCGACACAACGACTGCGCCCTTCTCTACGAGAGGCTGCGCTCAGGACAGGCTCAGTGCATCGCTGCACGGAAATCGAGCGACTTGTGCCGAGCGAAGTCGAGGTAAGTCGAGATTCAACTACCGCTTGTCGTTGGCATAGCCTCTCCAAGAGTTGTGTCCCCAATCCCCAATGTTTAAAAAATACCAGCTAAGGGAACACTGAAATTAACCCAAAGCCAGTTTAGGTAAATGCTATGGGTACTGTCTCCAAAGGAAATGTCACCGTGGTATTGTTTTACAAGCGTACTAGTTTATTAATTACTTCTATCTTGCTGGGGTTGATAGCTTTGCCAAATATGGGATGGGCGCAAAAAACCCCTGACATTAATTCATCTGATGTAACCCCCGCTTACCCATCTTCCGCACCGCCACCGCGAGTAGAATCTTTGCCCGATGAGCGGGGCGTTGAAGAAAATTCGCCGAAAACTGATTATCGTGTTGGTAATTTATTGGGAGATGTTACAGGTAATCTTTGGGTAGGTTCATGGCGGGGACTATCGCGGATCGATCCTAAAACCGGCAAGATTATTTCTCGTGTTAGCTTACCGAATGTTGCCATTGGGGCTTTAGCCCAAGACAAAGTAGGACGTTTGTGGGTAGGAAGTTATGAGGGACTAGTTCGAGTTGACCCCCGCACTAACGAAATCACCGCACAAAATTTATTTTTGCCTTCTAAACGCGTGTTGTCACTCTTACTTGACAAACGGGGTTATTTGTGGACTGGAACCGATAGCGGTTTAGCTCTCATTAGTCCCGACCAAGGCTTGATTATGACAACATTAAAAAATCTGCCTGGTGTCAGCGCTAACGCCTTGACTTTAGATGCTGAAGGTCAATTGTGGGTTGGTACTCTGGATGGATTGGTGCGGGTAAATACTGCTAGTGCTGCGATTATGAAGCGAATAGCCGATTTACCAGGGACGACTGTACAAGCTTTAGCTATTAGTCCAGAAGGCTTAATTTGGGCGGGAATGCCGAATAATTTGCTAGTTATTAACCCAAAAACTGGTGCAGTGTTGCGGTCTGTGACTCGCTTGCGTGGGCGTGACGTGACAGCGGTACGTTTTGCTAAAGATGGTAGTCTCTGGGTCGGGACTAATAATGGTTTGTTACGATTAAATCCAAATACAGGAGCTGTATTAGACGAAGAAGTTGCTGGACTTCCTTCTAGTCGGGTTCTTACCCTTGCACCTGACATCGGCAATAAATTATGGATTGGCACTAGTGAAGGTCTAGCTTGGTTAATGCCCAAAACCGACAGTGCAAAACCCCATATTGCTTTCAGCCGCGCCGTTAAATGATTAGTTAAGAGTTATGAGTTAGGAGTTATAAATTAAAGAATTTTTGAAATTGAAAACTCCTAACTTCTCACTCTTAACTCCTAACTCCTCGCTCCTAACTCCTAACTCCTCACCTATAAAAATGGCAATCACTACCCAGCAATTAATTCAATGGAAACAACAGGGACGTTCAATTGTCGCGTTGACTGCCTGGGATTATGCGATCGCTCAACTCCTCGATGCAGCTGGTGTAGACTTAATCCTTGTGGGTGACTCTATGGCAGTAGTTTTAGGGTATGAAACGACACTGCCAATAACTTTGGATGAAATCATCTATCATGCCAAATCTGTACGCCGTGGGGTGAAACGGGCATTAGTAGTTGTAGATTTACCTTTTTTGACGTATCAAGAAAGTCTCCAACAAGCGATGCACTCAGCTGGGCGAGTACTAAAGGAAACGGGCGCTCAAGCGGTAAAATTGGAAGGTGGCTATCCAGCAATGACCGAAACTGTAGCTCGTTTAGTAGAAGCTGGAATTCCAGTCATGGGTCATGTGGGTTTGACACCGCAATCAATACATCAACTGGGTTTGCGACAACAAGGAAAGACGCAAGAAGCTAGTGAGAGAATTTTACAAGAAGCGATCGCTCTCGAACAAGCAGGTGTATTTTCCCTCGTGTTAGAGCATATCCCCGCAGATTTAGCAATGCAGATTTCCCAAAAATTGAGTATTCCCACAATTGGTATCGGTGCGGGAATTCACTGCGATGGACAAGTTTTAGTTACCTCAGATGTCCTCGGACTGGCCCAAAAGCATCCACCATTCGCCAAAGTTTACACAAATTTGCGTGAGACGATTACCAAAGCCGTGCAAGATTATGCCGTGGAAGTGCGAGAGCGAAAGTTTCCTGAGAAAAGTTAAAGAAATAAGCTGCTAATGGAGAACATAAAAAACCCCGACTTGATAGCCGAGGTAAATGGGAGAAGTCCAAATGTCGATGGGATATTGCAAAACCGAAGTCTGTTTTTCTTAGTTAACACCCAATGCAACCAAAACTATATCGGTAATAGACAAGGTGCAATTTTAGCTATGCACCTTTCTTTTGGGTTTTACTAAGCTATGTAAATAAATATAACAATAATATTACAAATAGTCAACTAGACTTGACAAATGAAGGCTGATGTAATTCGCCGCCCCTATTTATCAAGGCAGTACGATCGGCAAATAAAACGGGTTACTGGGTAAGATAGTGGGATGAAAACGAGAACCGAACTTTTAAGGAGTGGAAAAAGTAAGCGATTAGCTGCACAATTCAGGGTAGGTGGAATTAAGGGATTTCCAAATAAAAACATCCCAAATTTTCTTGTGGGATGGGTGTCCCCACCCGTCCCAATATCTAGGGCGGGCAAGATGCCCACCCCACAAAATGGATAATTTATTTCTTGGAAGTCCCTAAGCCAAAAATTTGAGAAGCTAGCTACTAGATCGCGAAAGTCTTTACAATTCCCTTGTTGACTCAAAAAGTATTTCTCGACCTATGACGAATCAAGCTCCTATCCCGGTTATTGTCAACGGTGCTGCTGGCAAAATGGGCCGTGAAGTGGTTAAGGCGGTGGCACAAGCACCTGACTTAAACCTAGTGGGTGCAATTGACTACAGTTTAGAACATCAAGATAAAGATGCTGGGGAGTTGGCGGGTTTAAGCGAACCTCTGGAAGTGCCGATTACCAATCAATTAGAACCGATGTTGGGGTATGTGGCTGGTGACAGACAGTCTCCTCCAGGGGTGATTGTAGACTTTACCCATCCCGATTCAGTTTATGACAATATTCGCAGTGCGATCGCTTACGGTATTCGTCCTGTAGTGGGCACCACTGGGTTAAGTCCAGAACAAATTCAAGATTTGGCAGACTTTGCAGACAAAGCTAGCACTGGTTGTCTAATTATTCCTAATTTTTCCATTGGGATGGTACTTTTGCAACAAGCTGCGATCGCAGCCTCAAAATATTTTGACCATGTGGAAATTATCGAACTGCATCACAATCAAAAAGCTGATGCTCCTAGCGGTACTGCCATTCAAACAGCGCAGTTATTAGGAGAATTGGGTAAAACTTTTAACCCTGCTCTTGTAGAAGAAACGGAAAAATTAGCAGGAGCGAGGGGCAGTATCGCAGATGAAGGAATTAGAATTCATAGCGTCCGCTTGCCGGGATTGATTGCCCACCAGGAAGTAATTTTTGGCGCAGCAGGACAGATTTATACTTTACGACATGATACGAGCGATCGCGCTTGCTATATGCCAGGAGTGCTACTAGCGATTCGCAAAGTCTTAGCGCTAAAGTCGTTAGTATATGGATTAGAAAAGATACTTTAAACACACAATTGGGCATTTATTACTTAGCACTCATGTTAGTACCACTGACTCGCCAGAAATTTGAACAAGTTGTCCCCCTAATTGCCACTGGTTTGCAGTATAAGTACTACTGGGGGAAATTCTCAAATTTTTTGCAACGGCTGTTAATTTCTGTAGTTGCGGTAGTTGTTATTTTGCTTGCAATAGTTATTTTCAAGCTTGAGTTTGCTTCAATAGTATTTGTGCTAGGGGTAATTAGCGCNTTTTTTTGGCTGTGGTATCCAGTGTTTCAAGCAAGTATGCGGAATTTACAATGCCGCCGTTACAAGTATGGCGGCTTTTTCCGTGGTCGAGTCCTAGATTGGTGGATTACAGACCAGTTGATAGGTAAAACCGAAACAGTCAACAACAAAGGCGAATTGGTGATTATAGAAAACCGAGAAAAACAGATAAACTTAGAGATAGGTGATGATACAGGATTTACCATTGAGTTTGTAGCACCATTGCGTCCTGCCCACAAAGTTATTACTCGCGGCCAAATTGCAGAAATGGTAGTGATGTCAAATCGTCCAGATTTGAGCAGTATTGAAGAATTCAGCGATATATACTTTCCCAATCGCGACCTGTGGGTTAGCGATTATCCTTTTCTGCGGCGGGATTTCTTTAATGAAGTCGGTCGCCGCTTGCGTGAAGACCAACAACAAAAGCCGCGTCGTCGGCGTCGTACAGTAGAGGATTGAAGAGGTAATTAGTACAGGCTTCTCTTTCAGAAACGTACAAGATAGAGATAGACTCACACCCTGCATTTACGCATTGTGTGAGTCGTTTAGTAATTAAGAGCCTTAATCGCAAATATTTCGGCAGTTTGCTCTCAACTGCAAAACTTCTTGATAGTTGCCCAAAAGACTCGAGCATTTGGATTCGGGATAAATCTCTCCTGACTTTTTGCTAACGAGAGCATCCCACTTTGATGAGTTTCCCTTGCAAACGATAAGTCACTGTCCCGCAGGCAAAACCTGCCGACTTAGGTTCTACATAAGGTCGTTTTGGCGGATTTTGTTTATCTAACCGCGATTTCCAATCGCCGGATATTTTTTCTAGAGTAGGATACTTGCTTAAAAATTGTGAGCCTGCAACAATATCGTGAGACCCTTTAACATTTATTTTAGAACTATTAATGTAGACATTATAATCATAAATAACATTTTTATTTTTAGTCTTATTATTAATATTTTTTCCAGGAAAAGCATAAAGAATATTCCTAAGAATTCTGACATCAGATGATGTGTGAGCAAATATTTGCCCGCCATTAAGTTCTGGACTTTGGTTATTTAAAACAGCTGTGTTATTTACAATATCAACATGTTCGCTTAAAAATGCATGAATACCCGATCCACCATTATTAAATGCAAGATTATTTTTAACTAAAGTGTATCCTTTATATGCACCCAATTTGGGGTTTTCATCATTTTTTGTACTATCGATAATAATGCCATTACCATCTGTGATCTTTCCGACTGCAATCCAAGGGATGTACATCCGATTGTTGTAGGTTTTGTTGTTAGTAACAAACATCTTGTATCCCCGTTTGTTGTCATAATTCCAACTGCTCAATATCGAAATGCCACTGCAACCATAAACGCTATACCAGGCATTATCGAACACTTCGTTATTATCTATTGTCACATAGTCCGATTGAATAGCGGAAATGCCTGCTCCTCCACACCCATGTACCTTGTTGTTGACAATACGTATATGGTGACTATGACCATCTTTTCGTCCATCTATGTTAATGCAGTTTCCATTCGTTAGCGGGTTTAATTTGTTAGTTTTCTGACTCATCGCATAATCAAGGGTTATGTTGGCATTATTTCCTATCACCTCCAACCCATTTATCTCAATATATGACGCTCCCTTGTGAATGAAAATTCCCTGCCATCCATTGTGTTGAATTTTCGGTTGATGTCCAGGATATGCTTTAAACTTAATCCATGCATTTGCTGTTCCAGAGCGAGTAATAGATACTACGTCCCCACTTGGTTTTGCATTCCTGTAGACTCCATTCATAATCAATACTGTATCGCCAGGGTTAGTCAGATTTGCTGCCCTTTGAATTGTCCTAAAGGCGGATGAACTAGAGAGTCCGCTATTTGTGTCATTTCCAACACCACTAACATAGTATGTTTTTGGAGTTGCCCTAGTGCTGATTAGCTCACGGCTGGATAGGATAATTTCTTTGTTAGTAGATACCTGACGAACGTTTTTAACCAAAGATACTTTTATTCCTTCTCCATCAGCCAAAAGACTTAATATCACAGGAATTGCAAGATATGCGCTTAAACTGAAACCTTGAATTACCACAAGAAAAGGCTCCTTGAACAGCACTACTTAACGCGATGTGCGACTTATTTTTAAAACCCCACTTCCATTTCTCTTCCCGTTGGCGTTAGCCTGCCGTTAGGCAAGCGGAGAGAGGCTTTGAATCTTACTCCCCAACGCTAGTAGGGAAGGGGTTAGGTTTGAGATAAAGTTGCACACCGCGTTACTTAACAAAAATATCAGGATATTCAGTGATTGATGAATACTCTTTTGGATACAGAATAGAATAGAGCTGACTTTCCTAGCTCCCTCGATTTCCATCTTGTCCATAGGCTTGCCAAGCTAAGTCTACTAATCCATCAACGATCGCAGCGGCTACAACTGCATTACCTTTGCGACCGTCAATTATAATGTGAGGCACTAGAGAGTCTTGTAAACGCTCCTTAGCTTCATCAACATTTACAAATCCCACTGGAGTTGCAATTATTAAAGCAGGTCTAATTTCCTCAACTTCAATTAAATCCACCAGTGCAGTCAGTGCCGTTTGTGCTTGACCTACCACAAAAATGCCCTCTGGATAACGCTTGGCTAAGGTTTCTATTCCCCATGCGGCGCGAGTCTTTTCTTTTTGAGGGCGTGTTAAAGCTTCCATGCTGCAATACACTGGATTCGCAAAGGTGTTTTGAATGTCGTAAGCAATACCTACTTGTACCATCGGCACATCTACCACAATCGTGGTACGTGCGGC
This portion of the Nostoc sp. GT001 genome encodes:
- a CDS encoding phycocyanobilin:ferredoxin oxidoreductase, coding for MSFTSMPSLREQQHPLIRQLADCIEAAWHQHLDLSPYHLPNELGYVEGRLEGEKLTIENRCYQTPQFRKMHLELAKIGNMLDILHCVMFPRPEYNLPMFGCDLVGGRGQISAAIADLSPIHVERTLPESYTSALTQLTVLNFSQPRELPEWGNIFSDFCIFVRPSSPEEETMFLSRVREFLDIHCTQAIASHPVSVEQVTQNLAGQHNYCTKQQQNDKTRRVLEKAFSPAWAENYMTTVLFDLPT
- a CDS encoding nucleoside triphosphate pyrophosphatase codes for the protein MKIPLFVLASASPARRRLLQTVGIEPIVRASDFDESQIELSEPAELVKTLAQYKAETVAPQFESALIMGCDSVLSINGEIYGKPADFSEAIARWQIMQGNFGDLYTGHALIDHDQNRTLVKSQVTRVYFAQMSEKAIKAYVATGEPLKCAGAFAIEGFGSFFVEKIAGCHSNVIGLSLPLLRQMLSELGYDVTDFWQQ
- the psbP gene encoding photosystem II reaction center PsbP, which translates into the protein MWKRIVLILLLVLSFSLSNSDVASAAGLKSFVDSGDGYQFLYPNGWLPVKVADGPDVVFHDLIEVSENVSVVISPVPEGKTLSELGTPTEVGYKLGKAALAPPDSGRSAELVNAAQREVDGKTYYLLEYEVKLPNQQERHNIASVAVSRGKLFTFNASIPEKRWQKVKRMIDEVVNSFSVY
- a CDS encoding ribulose bisphosphate carboxylase small subunit; this encodes MQTLPKERRYETLSYLPPLSDAQIAKQVQYILNQGYIPAIEFNETSEPTELYWTMWKLPLFGAKSTQEVLSEVQGCRSQFNNSYIRVVGFDNIKQCQVLSFLVHKPNRY
- a CDS encoding chaperonin family protein RbcX; the protein is MNLKQIAKDTAKTLQSYLTYQALRTVLAQLGETNPPLELWLHNFSSGKIQNGESFLEQLLREKPDLALRIMTVREHIAEEIAEFLPEMVRTGIQQANMEQRRQHLERITRIDTSNPSLQPEQQTTSDQNLDNLSN
- a CDS encoding form I ribulose bisphosphate carboxylase large subunit, giving the protein MSYAQTKTQSKSGYQAGVKDYRLTYYTPDYTPKDTDLLAAFRMTPQPGVPPEEAGAAVAAESSTGTWTTVWTDLLTDLDRYKGRCYDIEPVPGEDNQYICYVAYPLDLFEEGSVTNVLTSIVGNVFGFKALRALRLEDIRFPVAYIKTFQGPPHGIQVERDKLNKYGRPLLGCTIKPKLGLSAKNYGRAVYECLRGGLDFTKDDENINSAPFQRWRDRFLFVAEAINKAQAETGEIKGHYLNVTAPTCEEMLKRAEYAKELKMPIIMHDYLTAGFTANTTLARWCRDNGILLHIHRAMHAVIDRQKNHGIHFRVLAKALRLSGGDHIHTGTVVGKLEGERGITMGFVDLLRENYIEQDKSRGIYFTQDWASLPGVMAVASGGIHVWHMPALVEIFGDDSVLQFGGGTLGHPWGNAPGATANRVALEAVVQARNEGRNLAREGNDIIREAAKWSPELAVACELWKEIKFEFEAMDTV
- a CDS encoding two-component regulator propeller domain-containing protein; its protein translation is MGTVSKGNVTVVLFYKRTSLLITSILLGLIALPNMGWAQKTPDINSSDVTPAYPSSAPPPRVESLPDERGVEENSPKTDYRVGNLLGDVTGNLWVGSWRGLSRIDPKTGKIISRVSLPNVAIGALAQDKVGRLWVGSYEGLVRVDPRTNEITAQNLFLPSKRVLSLLLDKRGYLWTGTDSGLALISPDQGLIMTTLKNLPGVSANALTLDAEGQLWVGTLDGLVRVNTASAAIMKRIADLPGTTVQALAISPEGLIWAGMPNNLLVINPKTGAVLRSVTRLRGRDVTAVRFAKDGSLWVGTNNGLLRLNPNTGAVLDEEVAGLPSSRVLTLAPDIGNKLWIGTSEGLAWLMPKTDSAKPHIAFSRAVK